One stretch of Lucilia cuprina isolate Lc7/37 chromosome 6, ASM2204524v1, whole genome shotgun sequence DNA includes these proteins:
- the LOC111688462 gene encoding translation initiation factor eIF-2B subunit gamma, which yields MVTQEFQAVVLAAGRGTRLPEVLGNTPKCLLPIGPYPLIWYPLNLLQQHNFQETIIVVLESERSEIQLALERLPLKMKLDIVSIPSDSDFGTADSLRYIRDKIMSDFLVLSCDIVSNVSLYPLINKFRQHDASLAALLFKSGFESDVTLPGPKTKHKPERDLIGIHPETRRLLFLASASDFEEVMNVNAHLLRKNGKMTIFSRLMDSHIYVVKKWVLDYLEKKEHFSTLKGEFLPYLVKKQMANAAACNANHVSDTQSELGTSIKQEENIFGFIPNSTLDRLILNFTLYNDNKTKPLYNGDLLRCYALEAPKETIGVRVNTTLSFFAVNQKLSTIWPLLCGGQEIPLISPNAVVNSTQTKEIAVADNAKLSEKTSLNFSVFGPNCFINPKNIVKKSLIMAHAVVEEGCNIENCIIGPKAVVKKGTKLKNCLVGANFVVEESSLLEAKHLTHADGYMEIDIQ from the exons atGGTAACACAAGAATTTCAAGCAGTGGTCTTAGCTGCTGGTAGAGGCACACGCCTGCCCGAAGTCTTAGGAAATACACCTAAATGTTTGCTGCCCATAGGACCATACCCTTTAATATGGTATCCTTTGAATCTATTGCAGCAGCACAATTTTCaag AAACCATTATTGTGGTTTTGGAAAGTGAACGCTCTGAAATTCAGCTAGCTCTGGAACGTTTGCCATTAAAAATGAAACTAGACATTGTTAGCATACCCTCCGATAGTGATTTTGGTACCGCCGACAGTTTGCGTTATATACGCGATAAAATCATGTCTGACTTTTTGGTTTTAAGTTGTGACATTGTTTCCAATGTTTCGTTATATCCCTTGATCAATAAATTCCGTCAACATGATGCTTCTTTGGCGGCTTTGTTATTTAAAAGTGGTTTTGAATCGGATGTTACGTTGCCCGGACCAAAAACTAAACACAAACCTGAAAGAGATTTAATTGGCATACATCCGGAGACAAGACGTCTATTGTTTTTGGCTTCAGCCAGTGATTTCGAAGAGGTAATGAATGTTAATGCTCATCTTTTGCGTAAGAATGGTAAAATGACAATCTTCTCCAGACTAATGGACTCACATATTTATGTGGTCAAGAAATGGGTGCTGGATTATTTGGAAAAG aaaGAACACTTCTCTACGTTAAAGGGAGAATTTTTACCTTATTTGGTTAAAAAGCAAATGGCCAATGCTGCCGCATGTAATGCTAATCATGTATCGGATACTCAATCAGAATTGGGTACTAGTATCAAGCAAGAGGAGAACATTTTTGGG TTCATTCCTAACTCAACTCTAGATCGACTAATCTTAAATTTTACTCTTTACAATGATAACAAAACTAAACCTTTATATAATGGAGACTTACTAAGATGTTATGCTTTGGAAGCACCTAAAGAAACTATTGGTGTAAGAGTTAATACTACTTTATCATTTTTTGCGGTTAATCAAAAG CTTTCCACTATTTGGCCTCTGCTGTGCGGTGGCCAGGAAATACCTTTAATATCTCCCAATGCCGTTGTGAACTCTACTCAAACTAAAGAAATTGCCGTGGCCGATAATGCTAAATTATCTGAAAAGACTTCCTTGAATTTCAGTGTCTTTGGACCCAACTGTTTTATAAAtcctaaaaatattgttaaaaaatctttaataatggCTCATGCTGTTGTTGAGGAAGG ttGCAACATAGAAAACTGTATTATTGGTCCAAAGGCTGTGGTAAAGAAGggtacaaaattgaaaaattgtttagttgGCGCCAATTTTGTGGTGGAAGAAAGTTCATTATTGGAAGCCAAACATTTAACACATGCTGATGGCTATATGGAAATTGATATACAATga